In Pseudorasbora parva isolate DD20220531a chromosome 20, ASM2467924v1, whole genome shotgun sequence, a single window of DNA contains:
- the ppfibp1a gene encoding liprin-beta-1 yields MMCDASEMLAAALEQMDGIIAGSKAMNYTNGLFDCQSPTSPFLGSLRALHLLEDLRAALDLMDPEEKESLRGQVSETTAEGLMEWLQGKLTNGHGSAAGDLVYQERLSRLESDKECLVLQVSVLTDQVEVQGEKIRDLDSSLEEHCMKLSATEELLQQELLSRSALETEKLELLTEISSLKLKLAAAEGDSRESEGLYRDVKDMHLKLTSMENERQEHERSLDSTKEELKLLQKQLEEKEQELRRLQDQAIPESPNTEQLSQSREKEMEVQRMRSAVECLKAANEEKDLKIKELHQSLIRHKRVQDMVMCVQASKDKPMEEDTGECDTETFSTGGTEETDEPQLIPCSELLPEVDLTRGTALGPTHSVSAVQQPETSRWTSNNEDEGGKNGDSPSISPTQPSSAGSERFGSKKTRSSFGRGFFKIRGNKMTSSAPSLVEGERKGAEHLDLAGAQTQKPKALETLSPEGKKKSKGIMKLLGRMKRSQSTSSDLDDSPEAEFKRGGVRATAGPRLGWSRDLQRSNNNKLDSPFSGWSKEQVCEWLQEQGLGLYINQAQQWISSGQTLLKASQHDLEKELAIRHPLHRKKLQLALQSLGSEEEDAMGKLDYNWVTRWLDDIGLPQYKSQFDEGRVDGRILHYMTVDDLLGLKVGSVLHHLSMKRAIQVLRINHYEPNCLRRRPTENNATPAEICQWTNHRVMEWLRSVDLAEYAPNLRGSGVHGGLMVLEPRFNVETMALLLNIPPNKTLLRRHLATHFHLLIGSEAQMRKQEYLENPDYTVLTATAKVKPRRLSFGGFGTLRRKRQEETEEYLCPMDVQMPQSSSFHKGLCIYEDSLEQQMEDSEGTVRQIGAFSEGINNLTSMLKEEEFFREASSRSPENSTNEEN; encoded by the exons ATGATGTGTGATGCCAGTGAAATGTTGGCGGCTGCTCTGGAGCAGATGGATGGCATCATTGCag GTTCTAAGGCCATGAACTACACCAACGGCCTGTTTGATTGTCAGTCACCAACTTCACCATTCCTGGGCAGCCTTCGGGCACTGCATCTCCTGGAAGACCTGAGGGCTGCTTTGGACCTTATGGATCCTGAGGAAAAGGAGAGTCTGCGCGGGCAGGTTTCTGAAACCACAGCTGAGGGTCTGATGGAGTGGCTGCAAGGCAAACTG ACCAATGGCCATGGATCTGCAGCAGGGGATTTGGTCTACCAGGAGCGACTCTCTCGCTTGGAAAGCGACAAAGAATGTCTAGTGCTCCAG GTGAGCGTTCTGACAGACCAGGTGGAAGTTCAAGGAGAAAAAATAAGGGACCTAGACTCGAGCCTTGAGGAACACTGCATGAAACTGAGTGCTACAGAAGAGTTATTACAGCAG GAGCTGCTCAGCAGGAGTGCTTTAGAGACGGAAAAACTGGAACTGCTGACCGAGATATCGAGTCTGAAACTAAAGCTAGCTGCTGCAGAAGGGGATTCTAGAGAAAGTGAG GGTCTTTATCGGGATGTGAAAGACATGCATCTTAAGTTGACTTCTATGGAGAACGAGAGACAAGAACACGAGAGAAGCCTTGACTCTACCAAA GAGGAGCTGAAATTACTACAAAAGCAGTTGGAAGAGAAAGAGCAGGAACTTAGAAGACTCCAGGACCAggccatcccagaaagcccaaaCACAGAGCAACTATCACAAAGCAGAGAAAAAG AAATGGAGGTGCAGAGAATGAGGAGCGCGGTCGAGTGTTTGAAGGCAGCTAATGAAGAGAAG GATCTTAAGATAAAAGAGCTGCACCAGTCTCTGATCCGTCACAAGAGAGTGCAGGATATGGTGATGTGTGTGCAGGCATCGAAAG ACAAACCCATGGAAGAGGACACAGGAGAATGTGACACAGAGACGTTCTCTACAGGAGGCACAGAGGAAACTGATGAA CCTCAGCTCATTCCATGTTCAGAGCTGCTCCCTGAAGTAGACCTCACCAGAGGGACCGCACTCGGACCCACACACAG TGTCTCTGCAGTACAGCAGCCTGAGACTTCCCGTTGGACAAGCAATAATGAG GATGAAGGTGGTAAGAATGGAGACTCTCCATCCATCTCCCCCACTCAGCCCAGCTCAGCGGGGAGCGAGAGATTTGGCTCTAAGAAAACGCGTTCCTCTTTTGGACGGGGCTTTTTCAAGATCAGAGGAAACAAGATGACAAGCAGCGCCCCGAGTCTGG TGGAAGGAGAGCGCAAGGGGGCGGAGCACCTGGATTTGGCCGGAGCTCAAACTCAGAAGCCGAAAGCGTTAGAGACGCTCTCTCCGGAAGGGAAGAAGAAATCAAAGGGGATCATGAAGTTACTTGGAAG GATGAAGAGAAGTCAGTCCACGTCCTCTGACCTGGACGATTCCCCAGAGGCAGAGTTCAAGAGAGGTGGAGTCCGAGCTACAGCAGGACCCAGGCTGGGGTGGTCACGTGATCTGCAAAGAAGCAATAACAA CAAGCTGGACAGCCCATTTTCCGGCTGGAGTAAAGAGCAAGTGTGCGAGTGGCTGCAGGAACAGGGACTGGGCTTGTATATAAATCAAGCTCAGCAGTGGATCAGCTCTGGACAGACCTTACTCAAGGCGTCTCAGCATGATTTGGAAAAG GAACTGGCCATCAGACATCCTCTACACAGAAAGAAACTGCAACTGGCTCTTCAGTCGCTGGGCTCAGAGGAGGAAGACGCCATGGGTAAACTGGACTACAACTGGGTTACAC gATGGCTGGATGACATCGGCCTGCCTCAGTATAAATCTCAGTTTGATGAGGGCAGAGTGGATGGGCGCATACTTCACTATATGACTGTG GATGACCTGCTGGGTCTGAAAGTGGGCAGTGTGCTTCACCATCTCAGTATGAAGAGGGCCATCCAGGTGCTACGCATCAACCACTACGAACCCAACTGTCTCCGTCGCAGACCGACAGAG AATAATGCCACGCCAGCAGAAATCTGTCAGTGGACCAATCACAGAGTGATGGAGTGGCTTCGTTCAGTGGATCTGGCAGAATACGCACCCAACCTGAGAGGAAGTGGAGTCCACGGAGGCCTAATG GTTTTAGAGCCTCGTTTCAATGTTGAGACGATGGCTCTGCTTCTTAACATCCCACCAAATAAGACACTGCTGAGACGTCACCTTGCAACTCACTTCcatcttctgattggctcagaggcACAAATGCGGAAACAGGAATATCTCGAAAACCCAGATTACACTGTCCTCACGGCAACAGCCAAAGTTAAG CCAAGACGTCTGTCATTTGGAGGTTTCGGGACATTGAGGCGGAAGCGTCAGGAGGAAACAGAGGAGTATCTTTGCCCCATGGATGTGCAGATGCCTCAGAGCAGCAGTTTCCATAAAGGCCTCTGCATATATGAGGACAGCTTAGAGCAGCAG ATGGAGGACTCTGAGGGCACAGTGCGACAAATCGGCGCCTTCTCAGAGGGAATCAATAACCTGACA AGCATGCTAAAAGAGGAGGAATTCTTCAGGGAAGCATCCTCTCGTTCACCTGAAAACAGCACCAATGAGGAAAACTAA